A section of the Babylonia areolata isolate BAREFJ2019XMU chromosome 1, ASM4173473v1, whole genome shotgun sequence genome encodes:
- the LOC143293385 gene encoding kynurenine 3-monooxygenase-like, whose protein sequence is MADQQSSTKRVAVCGGGLVGALNACFLARRGFTVELFEMRPDIRKQEVVRGRSINLAVAVRGLEALRSVGLEDRVVQKGIPMYSRMIHDPDGTLRQIPYGKGQQNIMAVDRQLLNEVLLDAAEQYPNVKTHFNHKVVRCDFEAGEIVFIHEGREVEKTVDLIVGADGAFSAVRQQMMKRPELLFDLQQHYIPHGYMELTIPPTQDGQFAMRVNYLHIWPRNDFMMIALPNLDKSFTANLFMPFEQFNSLQTEDQLVDFFRETFPDAVPLLGESNLKKTFFESKAQSLVTVKCQPYHVGDKAVIIGDAAHAMVPFYGQGMNCGFEDCIVLDNMLDKYNDDFAKALPAYTEFRNPDAKAICDLAMCNYIVMRASVNSRSFLFRRKLDNLLHWAFPSFWLPLYTSVSFSRMPYHQCIENRAWQDKILTNICLGAAGTLAASVLIAMYTQMGSHGNGALPQLVSKLSGRVFP, encoded by the coding sequence ATGGCAGACCAACAGTCGAGCACCAAACGTGTAGCTGTTTGTGGCGGCGGTTTGGTGGGGGCCCTCAACGCCTGCTTTCTGGCCAGGCGGGGCTTCACAGTGGAACTCTTTGAAATGAGGCCGGACATTCGCAAACAGGAAGTGGTGAGGGGTCGCAGCATCAACCTTGCCGTTGCCGTCAGGGGCCTTGAGGCCCTCAGGAGTGTGGGGTTGGAGGATCGAGTCGTTCAGAAAGGTATCCCCATGTACTCCCGCATGATCCACGATCCTGATGGAACTCTGCGACAGATTCCGTACGGCAAGGGGCAACAGAACATCATGGCAGTCGACAGACAACTGCTGAACGAAGTGCTCTTAGACGCTGCTGAGCAGTACCCCAACGTGAAGACCCACTTCAACCACAAAGTGGTCCGATGTGATTTTGAAGCGGGCGAAATCGTCTTTATCCACGAAGGGCGAGAAGTGGAAAAGACGGTGGACCTCATTGTGGGGGCCGACGGAGCGTTCTCCGCTGTCCGCCAGCAGATGATGAAGCGACCAGAGCTGCTCTTCGACCTTCAGCAGCATTACATTCCCCATGGCTACATGGAGCTGACCATCCCGCCCACACAGGACGGGCAGTTTGCCATGAGAGTTAACTACCTGCACATCTGGCCCAGGAACGACTTCATGATGATCGCTCTGCCCAACCTGGACAAGTCGTTCACAGCCAACCTCTTCATGCCCTTTGAACAGTTCAACTCTCTCCAGACTGAAGACCAGCTCGTGGATTTCTTTCGTGAAACCTTTCCTGACGCTGTGCCGCTGCTGGGAGAGAGCAACTTAAAGAAAACCTTCTTCGAAAGCAAGGCTCAGTCATTGGTGACAGTCAAGTGTCAGCCCTACCACGTGGGGGACAAGGCTGTAATCATTGGGGATGCGGCCCACGCCATGGTGCCCTTCTATGGGCAGGGCATGAACTGCGGCTTTGAAGACTGTATTGTTCTGGACAACATGCTGGACAAGTACAACGACGACTTTGCTAAAGCTCTCCCTGCCTACACGGAGTTCAGAAATCCTGATGCCAAAGCCATCTGTGATCTGGCAATGTGCAATTACATCGTGATGAGGGCTTCTGTCAACTCCCGCTCGTTTCTGTTCCGAAGAAAACTGGACAACCTTCTGCACTGGGCCTTTCCATCCTTCTGGCTTCCTCTGTACACTTCGGTGTCCTTTTCAAGAATGCCTTACCACCAGTGCATTGAGAACAGGGCTTGGCAAGACAAGATTCTCACCAACATCTGTCTGGGTGCTGCCGGCACACTCGCGGCCAGTGTGCTCATCGCGATGTACACACAGATGGGGAGCCATGGCAACGGCGCTCTTCCACAACTGGTGTCGAAGCTCAGCGGGAGAGTTTTCCCCTAG